The Cellvibrio polysaccharolyticus genomic interval ACGAATCAGGCGGCGAACTTTTTGTGCTTTGCTGTAATAGGCATCGTAATAGCCTGCGGACAGCGCGTAGGAGCCTACCAGAATGCGGCGTTTTACTTCATCACCAAAAGCTTCCGTGCGGGAGCGCTTGTAAAGGTCGGCGAGGTCGGTCGGGTTTTCGCAGCGATAGCCGTAACGCACGCCATCAAAACGGGACAGGTTGGCAGAACACTCGGCCGGTGCGATTACATAATAAGCCGGTACCGCCAAATGGGTGTGCGGCAGGCTGACTTCGTGAATGCTGGCGCCCAGGCTTTCGTATACCTTGATGGCATCCTGCACGCGAGCCGCGGTGTCTGCATTCAGGCCTTCACCGAAATATTCACGCGGTACACCGATTTTCAAGCCTTTCAGGCTGTTATTCAGCGTGGCGGTGTAGTCGGGCACGTCGCGTTCAATGCAGGTGGAATCTTTTGCATCGTAGCTGGCCATGGTGTTCAGCAGCAGCGCGGCGTCTTCAGCGGTGCGCGTCAGCAATCCGGCCTGATCGAGGCTGGAGGCAAAAGCAATCATGCCCCAGCGGGATACGCGGCCATAAGTTGGCTTGATGCCGGTAAGGCCACACAGCGCTGCCGGCTGGCGAATAGAGCCGCCAGTATCCGAGGCAGTCGCAGCCGGTGCCAGGTGTGCAGCCACCGCAGCAGCCGAGCCACCGGAAGAACCGCCGGGCACGCAATCGGTTGCCCAGGGGTTTTTCACCGGGCCATAAAAACTGGTTTCGTTGGAGGAGCCCATGGCGAACTCGTCCATATTGGTTTTGCCGAGAGTAATGACGCCATCCGCCAGATAATTTTCAACGATAGTGGCGTTGTAAGGGGCGATGAAGTTGTCGAGCATCTTCGAGGCGCAACTGGTGCGAATACCATCGGTACAAAAAATATCCTTGTGCGCAATCGGTACGCCGCACAGCAGCGGAGCGTTACCGGCAGCAAGGCGGCGATCTGCCTCGGCGGCCTGTTGCAAGGCCAGTTCCGGGGTCGGGGTAATAAAGCTGTTGTACACCGGGTCAAGGCGCGCAATGCGGTCGAGATAATGGCGGGTCAGCTCGGTGCTGGAAAAGTCCTTGTTGCGCAGGCCTTTTACCAGTTCGGCAATAGTGAGTTGATGCATTACAAATATTCCTGGGTCATTGTCACTCCGGACGTCACAAGCGGCCGGTCGGGGTGCCGTATCGAGGGTAGTCAGTCAATAACTTGCGGGACCAGATAAAGTCCATCCTGGGTGGCCGGGGCGATGGCCTGGAAGCGCTCGCGCTGATCCGGCTCGGTGACCACATCGGCACGCAGGCGCTGGATGGCATCAAGCGGATGCGCCATCGGCGCAACGCCATCGGTATTCACGGCTTGCAGTTGATCTACCAGGGCCAGTACATCGGAGATACTCCTGGCTACTTCATCAGCAGTATTTTCTGAGATGGCGAGGCGTGCCAGCTCGGCCAGTTTTGCAATATCGGAACGATCTACAGCCATTGTCGGGTTTACTCCAAAAAAACATCGACCCCCAAACAGGTGTTAAACAGGTCGAATAACGTAAGAAAAAATCGAATCTTGCCAAATCGGGCGCTAAAGTTATCACATTTGCGCCTTGCCCTAAATCCCTCTCGTTGATAGAGTGCCAGCACCCGTGAGCGCTTCGTGAATACCTCCTCTCCAGCTGGAAAAAACAGCATGGTGAGGCACTGATATTCCAGCGGCTCCCCAGGAGAAATTTTCAGGATTTGCTGGTCGAATATGCCTGATCAGGCAACGCCCGCGACCGGCAAGTCGTAACCATATCGCTGCGTGATGATAAATCGGACGCACCGCCGTTAGTGGCGGTAGCGGTTTCTATTTTGAAAACAGCAGAAAAACAGAATATTTAAGGTCTCGTCAACATCATGTTAAAACACCTGCGTGGAGCTTTTTCCAACGACCTATCGATTGATCTCGGTACCGCCAACACCCTCATTTATGTCCGCGGCCGCGGCATTGTTCTGAACGAACCCTCTGTTGTTGCCATCCGTCATCACAATGGTCACAAAATTGTTGAGGCGGTAGGCACTGAAGCCAAGCGAATGCTGGGGCGAACGCCAGGTAACATTACCGCGATCCGCCCACTGAAAGACGGTGTTATTGCCGACTTCCAGGTGACCGAAAAAATGCTGCAACACTTTATCCGCAAAGTTCATGAAAACAGCTGGTTCAGCCCCAGCCCCCGCGTTCTGATCAGTGTTCCCTGTCTCTCTACCGAAGTTGAAAAACGTGCAATCCGTGAATCGGCCTTGGGTGCCGGTGCTCGTGAAGTGCGTTTGATTGAAGAACCCATGGCCGCGGCTATTGGCGCTGGCCTTAAAGTGGCAGAAGCCAGCGGTTCCATGGTGGTAGACATCGGTGGTGGTACCACGGAAATTGCCGTCATCTCCCTCAACGGCGTGGTTTACTCCGATTCCGTGCGTATTGGTGGTGACCGTTTTGATGAGGCGATTGTTAACTACGTGCGTCGCAACTACGGCAGCGTGATTGGTGATGCAACCGCAGAGCGTATCAAACAGGAAATCGGCTGTGCCTTTGCTGGCAGCGAAATGCGCGAAATTGATGTGCGTGGCCGTAACCTGGCAGAAGGCGTACCGCGCAGTTTTACCCTGAACAGCGACGAAATTCTGGAAGCCTTGCAAGATCCATTGGCTGGGATTGTTCAGGCGGTAAAAAGCGCGCTGGAACAATCACCGCCGGAACTGGCTTCAGACATCGCCGAAACCGGTGTGGTATTGACCGGTGGTGGCGCCCTGTTGCGCGACATTGACCGTTTGTTGTCTACCGAAACCGGTCTGCCGTTTATTGTTGCCGAAGACCCGTTGACCTGCGTAGCGCGTGGCGGCGGCATTGCGCTGGAGATGAACGACAAGCGCAATATCGATTTATTGTCATCCTGATGATAGGTTGCAGGCGCGTTTGCTGGCGCGCCTGCCACTTCTGCGGGAGTAGCCACTATTAAACCCCTGTTTACCAAAGGCGCTGCGGCTTCTTCGCGGGCGTTTTTTTTCATTCTGGTCATGATTGGCCTGATCTTTACCAGTCTGTACACCGACTGGCTTCAGCCCGTGCGCGCCACAATGAAAGAGGCGGTTGCACCTTTCTACGTGATTACCGACATCCCCCGCCAGATCAATGAATGGCGGCAAAATACCTTTTCCAGCCGTAGCGACTTGTTAATCGAGAACGAAGCGCTGCGTACCGAACTGCTGATTCATCAACGCAAACTGCAACAAATGGCTGCGCTGGCCGCTGAAAACGTGCGTCTGCGGCAGTTGATGAACGCCACCGATATGTTGCAGGACAAGGTGCTGATCGCCGAGTTGATTGGTGTATCACCCAACCCGCTCAGCCATACCGTGTGGATTAACCGCGGTCATCAACAAGGCGTATATGAAGGTCAGCCTTTGCTCGACGCCTTCGGTTTGATGGGGCAGGTGATTGAGGTTCAGGACAATACCAGCCAGGTATTGTTGATTTCCGATGTGACTCACGCGTTGCCGGTGCAGGTAAATCGCAATGGCGTGCGTGCTATTGCGGAAGGCACCGGTGACCTTAACCGTCTGCGTTTACGCCATGTTTCCAACACCACCGATATTCGCGTCGGCGATCTGGTGGTCAGCTCCGGTTTGGGCGAGCGCTTTCCGACCGGTTATCCGGTGGGCGAAGTTGACTCCATTATTCGCGATCCGGGTCAGCCCTTTGCTACGGTGATTGTTCGCCCTATGGCAAGGCTGGATCGCAGCCGTCATGTGCTACTGGTGTTTGACTCCAGGGAGGCCGGGCATTGAGTGCGGGTCGTCCCTGGGTTACCTGGGCAGTCATCGCCAGCACCTTTCTGGTGGCGATGCTGCTGAGTGTCTATCCCTTGCCGATTGGCTGGCGCTGGTGGCGCCCCGAGTTTGTGCTGATGGTGGCGATTTACTGGATTTTTGCGCAACCCTTGCGCATGTCGCTGGTGGCTTTATGTTTGCTGGGCGTGTTTCAGGATGTGCTTGAAGGCACGCCGCTCGGGCAACATGGTCTGGCACTGGTCATTGTCGCCTATATTTGTTTGCTTTCCTGGCAGCGGGTTCGGAACTATTCCTTGTGGCAACAATCTTGCTGGGTATTCGTATTAATTGCGATTTCGCAGCTTACTGACAGTTGGGTGCAGGCAATCAGCGGCATGGCGATATCCGGCCCGGAGTTTTTAATCCCGGCTTTTGCCAGCGCCTGTTTCTGGCCAGTGTGTTATCTGATCCTCGAATTTGTTCGTCGTCGTTATCAGATCATTCAATAGCCGGTCCGTTTATAAAACCGCGTAATAATCCTACGTGCAACAACAATAACTAACCTGTTCGCCTGCAGCGAAGAGTGAGGAGAGCCCGCGGTGAGTGTTGCCGTTCAGCCTGATCTTTATCTTGCATCACAATCGCCCCGCCGCAGCCAGCTGTTGGCGCAAATCGGTGTTCGCCATCAGGTCATTAGCGTCGATGTACCGGAACAGCCGGAAGCCGGTGAATCTGCTGCCGCCTATGTTGAACGGCTCGCCTTGTCCAAAGCCCGTGCAGGTTTTTCACGCGTGCAGGAAGAGTCGCTGGCGGTTTGCCCGGTAATGGGTGCAGATACCATTGTGGTCTGTGATGGCGACATCCTTGAAAAACCCCGCAATCAGCAACATGGCGCAGCCATGCTGGCCAATTTGTCCGGTCGTGTGCATCAGGTTTTTACCGCAGTTGCTTTGTGCGCGCCCGGTCAACAACAGGTCGAACGCAACATTACCGAGGTACGGTTTCGCATTTTGAGCAATGAGGAAATAACAACCTACTGGCTTACCGGGGAACCCCGTGATAAGGCCGGTGGTTATGCTATACAGGGACTGGGTGCTGTTTTTGTTGAAGAAATTCGTGGTAGCTACACCAATGTCGTCGGTCTGCCGCTGGAAACCACTCGTCAATTGTTACAAGCCTTCCGGGTGCCCTGGTGGCAAACGAATCATTGAGAATTATCCATGAGTGAAGAAATCCTCATCAACGTGTCTCCGGTAGAGACGCGGGTTGCCCTGGTGGAAAACGGGGTGGCGCAAGAGTTGTATATTGAGCGTAGCTACGGCAAAGGTTATGTGGGCAATATCTACAAGGGCAAAGTGGTGCGGGTTTTACCCGGCATGCAAGCTGCGTTTGTCGAAATTGGCCTGGAGCGCACCGGCTTTATTCACGTTGCCGATATGCTGCCGGAGTCGGTTGAAGGCGAATCCCGCCGTCACGATTTACCCGACATTCGCACCCTGGTTCGCGAAGGGCAAACCTTGCTGGTGCAGGTTGCCAAAGACCCTATCAGCACCAAAGGCGCCCGTTTAACGACTCACCTCACGCTGTCGTCACGCTATCTGGTTTACATGCCTAACAGCCTGCACATCGGTGTGTCTGCTCGTATCGAAGAAGAGCAGGAGCGCGAACGGCTGCGCCATACCCTTGAAACCGCTATTGCCGAGCAGGGCATCAAAGGCGGTTTTATCGTCAGAACCGTTGCTGAAGGCGTGAGTACCGAAGAGATTGTTGCTGATATTCCTTTCCTGCAAAAGCTCTGGTCAGACCTGAGTGCCAAGGTACCGGAAGTGGGTGTACCTTCCGTGATTCACCAGGATATGCCGCTTTACCTGCGAGCATTGCGCGATCTGGCGCGGGCTCCTATTGATAAAATCCGTGTGGATTCCCGCCTTACCTGGAAGTTGATGCAGGACTTTGCCAATAGTTACTACCCGCAGCTGGTCGAGTTGATTGATTGCTATACCGGCGAGCGTCCGTTGATGGATCTGTACGGTGTAGAGGAGGAAATCCGGCGCGCGCTGGATACCCGCGTACCGCTGAAATCCAACGGCTATTTGATCATCGAGCAAACCGAGGCGATGACCACGGTGGATGTGAATACCGGCGCTTTTGTCGGCCATCGCAACCTCGAAGAAACCATTTTTAAAACCAACATGGAAGCGGCGACCGCGATCGCCCGCCAGCTGCGCCTGCGCAATCTGGGCGGCATTATTATTCTCGACTTTATTGACATGCAGGACCCGGAGCACCAGCGCCAGGTGTTGCGTACACTGGAAAAAGCGCTGGAAAAAGACCACGCCAAAACCCGTATTACCGGTGTGTCGGAACTCGGGCTGGTAGAGATGGCTCGCAAGCGTACGCGGGAATCGCTGGGGCAAATGTTGTGCGAACCTTGCCCGGTGTGTCGCGGTCGCGGTCAGGTCAAATCTGCCGAAACCGTCTGCTACGAAATTTTCCGGGAAATTCTCCGCGAATCGCGTACCTACAACAACGACAAATTTCTGGTGCTGGCATCGCCGGTGGTGGTGGATCGTTTACTGGATGAAGAGGCAGCTTACGTGGCTGACCTGGAAGCGTTCATCGGGCGAACCATTGAATTTCAGGTGGACAATCTGTTTACCCAGGAGCAATACGACATTGTTCTGGTCTAAGCCTGCATGATTCGCACGTTCCGCTATGTGCTGCGCAAATTTTATTTTGCCAGCGCGTTATTACTGATCACTCTCGCCGCTGTGGTGCAGAGTGGTCGTATGCTCGCGCCGCTGGTCAGTGATTATCGCGATCAGCTGGCAGATTACATCGGGCAGCGGCTCAACGCCCGTGTGGTGCTGCAGGATTTGCAACTGCAATGGGACGGCATGAAACCGGTGGTCAGTCTGGCGGGATTGTCGGTCACCAGTTTTACGGACGAGTCGATAGTCGCGGTTGACGAGGCTTACTTCCGGCTGGATTTACTGCGTTCCCTGAGCCGCTGGCAACTGGCCTGGGGCAATGTAGATCTCAATGGTACCCGGCTGGTCTTTCAGCAGACCCGTGAGGGCTTCTGGCATATTCCAGGGCTCGACAGCGGCAACACCAGCGCGCAGCCGGAAAAAGCCCGCAGCGGCTTTTTGCTGGACATGCTGCTGCTGGTGGATCGCATGGAGTTCCGCCACACCCATCTTGCTTTTCATTTCTACAACGGCCAGCAGGTCGCTCTGGATTCTCCTTCACTGCTCCTCGAAAACGAACAGCAATTCCACCGTATCGAGTTGAAGGTGGATGTGGAGGGGCGGGGCGAGGCGGTGCATCTGGTTCTGGAAAGTGAGGGCGATCCCCGTGATCAGTCACGTTTTGCCCTGAACGGTTATCTGGCATTGCATGATTTTCCTACTTCCGAACCGTTTATTGCAGCCGGTGGTTTGCTGCTGGGTGATGTGACACTGGGGCGTGTCACCAGCGAAGGCGGCTTGAATGCAAAGCTGTGGTTTAACAGCCGGGCTGGCAACGAAGGTTACGACGTTCACGGCCAGTTGGATTTGCAAACGCTCTCGGTGCCTTTTTTCGACAAACACTATCGGCTTGATCATTTCAGTACCGGCATAAATGGTTACTGGTTGCGCTCGGGCGCCTGGCAAATGATGTTGCCCAATCTCAATGCGCGTTTGCAGGATACCCGTATTGAAGGGGTCAACCTGGCGATGTCCGCTGCCGGGCAGCAAGCACCGATGGTGGTGCAGCTGGATCAGTTTCCCTTGCAGGATGCGCTGGCCGGGGTTAATGAGTCAGGGCTGCTGAAAGATTCCGGTGTGCTGCAAGTGCTGAACACGCTCAACCCGCAGGGCTACCTTGATCGTATCCGTTTTGAATTGCCCCTGCGTGATCCGGCGGCCTGGCGGGTAGAGGCGATGGCAAATAATGTCAGCGTCAGTGCCTGGAACGGAGTGCCGGCACTGACTGGTGTCAATGGCTACGTGCAGGCACATCAGCGGGGCGGTTTTATCAATCTGACCGGCCGCGATGATTTCAGCATGCACTATGTGCCGACCTACAGCGAGGCGATGCATTACCAGCAGGCGCAAGGGCAAATTGCCTGGTGGTTGCAACCGGAAAACAAACAAATTTACGTTAACAGCGGTGCCATTCATCTGCGCAGTGAGCATGAAGAAGCGACCGGTTATTTATGGCTGGCCATTCCCTGGCACAATCCGGGCGCCGATCTGGATTTGTATTTGCACATAGGGGCAAAGCACCTGGCAGCAGCCGAGTATAAAAAATACGTACCGGCAACGGTGCCGCCCAACCTCAGCGAGTGGTTACAAGCCAGTATTGGTGGCGATAACCCGGGCGTTGCTAACGAAGCGGGTTTCGTGTTTCGGGGCACCTTGAACACGCCGGAAAATAACGCGCGCAGTTATCAACTTTATCTGGATCTGGAAAATGCCTCGCTCGACTACCACACCGACTGGCCGGCGCTGACCGCGCTGAAGGGCCGTTTGCTGGTTGACGATGAAACGATTGATGCCAGTGTTTTCAGCGGCAAGCTTTACGAAAGTGATCTCTCCGGCGTACACATAGCGACTCGCCCCAACCCTCACGACGAAGGCGCCTTGTTGACGGTAACGGGTGACGTTGCCGGTATCGCCAGCGATGGTTTGCGCGTGCTGCGCGAGGGTTACATGCGCGAGTTGATCGGCAGCAATATGGACAGCTGGTATTTTCAGGGCACTCACCGCACCCGGGTAGACATCGCCGTGCCTTTGCTGGCCGAAGCCAAAGGTTCCTCGCAGCAGGTGGATGTCAGTTTCGACATGCCGTTGGTGGGCATGGAAAACCTGTCGCTCTACTTGCGAGATGTGGATGGCCAAATTCGCTACAGCAGCGAAGAAGGACTTCGCAGCGATCGCCTCACCGCGTTGCTTTTTGACCAACCGGTGACCGCCACGCTGGAAACCCGGAAAGAAGACAATGCGCAGTCAACGCTTATCCATCTGGATGGCCGGGTGGATGCGGATGATCTGGCTGGTTGGGCCAGCCGTCCGGAAATTCTCTTTTTCAAAGGGCTGGTGCCTTATCAGGCCACGGTTGCTATTGCCCATCAGGGCGATGCCGCCGATTCTGATTCCGATAACCGCACGCTGGTCAGCGTCATTGCCAAAAGTAACCTTGCGGGAGCGCTGGTAGATTTACCGGAACCCTTTGCCAAACCGGTTGAGGGCGAGCGGGATTTCAGCGTTCAGCTGGATATCGGCAGCCAGCAAACGGAAGCGTTTATCGACTACCGGCTGGATGAAGTTACGCCGCTGGTACAAGCCCGTTTTATGGCCAGCAGCGGTGAAGACACCCAACTGCTGAATGCTGATGTCACTATCGCCGGAGAGGCGGTTTTGCAAGCGGAACCGCAATTCCGTGTCAGTGGTTTTGTTGAATCGGTAGATATCAATGCCTGGTTGCAGGTGCGTGATCGCTACGAAGTCTATCAACGACAAATTCAGGAGCAGCCCGGCTCCGTCACCGAAGAATTTACTGCTCTGAGCGATGCCCCCGGCATGGTCGTCGGTTTGCCTTTGCATATTGACGTGTTGCTGGGGCAGCAGGCACTTGGCCCGCTGGCGCTGGAAAATATTGCCCTCAATGCCTGGCGTCAATCCGATGCCTGGCAACTGACGTTTAATAACCCCGTTCTTAAAGGCAGTGTGCGCTTGCCGGATGCGCGCAGCATTCCTATGGCCATTGCGATTGACGAGCTGCACCTTACCCGGGAACTATTGGGCGATAGCAACCCGGCCAGTGAAGACGAGCAAGCCCCCACCATCGCCGCATCGCTGACCGACACCGCCTCACAATTTGACCCGCGCAGCTTGCCCCGTGCTGATGTGGCGGTGCAGGCGCTGTACCTTGAAGGGCATAATTACGGTGATTGGAGTTTGCAGGTTCGCCCGGACAACAGCGGTGTGATGTTCAACCGTATTCGCGGCAACCTTCGCGGTATTGCGGTTAGCGGTGTGCCCGCTACCGAGACTGCCAACATTGTTGATAGCTCGCCTTTGTCCGGGGCGCAAATTTACTGGTCTACCGGCGATGAAGGGCACCGCACCCGCTTTGTCGGCGTGCTCACGGCCACCGACATGGCGGAAGTCATGCGCGAATGGGAAAAGCCCGACATTCTCGAGTCCAGCAATGCGGTTTATCAGGTGGATCTGGAATGGCCGGGCGCACCGGGTCAGTTTTCCCTGAAAACCCTGCGTGGTGATATTGATCTGGCGTTGGAAGAAGGGCGTTTTAATCGCAGCACCGGTGCTGGCGAAGGGGTTTTGCGGTTACTGTCGCTGGTCAATTTCGATACGCTGGCACGTCGCCTGCGGCTCGATTTTTCCGATCTCTACAAAACCGGTCTGGCCTTTGACAGCATTCAGGGGCGCATCCATTTTGATAACGGCCAGTTGCAACTAACCGAACCGCTGCTGGTGGAAGGGCCGTCCAGCCGCTTGCAGTTGGCTGGCACCATTGATTTGCAGCAGGAAACTATTGATGCCCGCCTGGTAGCGGCGTTGCCGGTAGCGGGTAATCTGACTTTTCTGGCCGCACTGGCGACCGGTTTACCGGCGGCAGCGGGTATCTATCTGGTGAGTAAAATTTTTAGAAAGCAGGTGAATCAGGCGACCAGTGTTTCCTATACCATCCGTGGCAACTGGGATGATCCGGTGATGAAATTTGATCGCCTGTTCGAGAGCGAGGAAAGTCTTCGTCAGAACGTCAGTAACCGCCGTGAAGAAGAAGCCGAAGCGAGTAATAACGACTAGGCGTTATTACTCCTCACCATCCTGCAAGGTAATTTGTTCGCGAATGTAGCGAAACAGTTTGCGCGCATTGTTCGGCGCCTGATGGTTTTCCTGTTCCTGCTGCGCTGCTTTGATCAGGTGGCGCAAATGCTGAACATCCACGTCCTTGTAGCGGGTCACCAGGGTTTGAAAAACCTGCTTGTCGCCGTCAATCAATAAATCCCGGTAGCGCTCAATCTGATGTTGGCGGTGAATGTACTGGTCGCTGACGTTTTGCAGCTTATCGACTGCCGCCTGAATCTCTTCAAAATCTGCCGAGCGCATCAATTTGCCGATGTATTGCAATTGGCGACGACGCGCTTCGCGCAGCGGCATCTTGCGGGCTTCATGAATAGAACTGAGCAAATGTTCATCGAGCGGGACGGTGGCCAGTTGCTTGTCATTCATCTCAACCAGCTTCTCACCCAGCTCCTGCAGCGCCGTCATTTCACGCTTTACCTGGGACTTACTCTTGATGTAATCGTCCGGATTAATGTCGTCGTATTTATAAACCATAAATGTGCCGTAAAAAAATAGTGCTGTAAGAAAATCGCGATAATGCCTGTTGCATTCACCCGTGGGGTGAATCAGGCAAATAGAGAGGGTGTCGGGTTGGCCAACAGTCCCGGGTAAACAACGGATATGCACCGGTGTAATGGGTGCATTATAGCCATGTCGGCGTTATTTCGGGTGGGAGATTAACGGGGGAGACAACGACAATCGGGATTCAGCGCTAAAATCAGTCTTCTTCACCGAAGCGCTGTTCAATCAACTGACAGATAGCATCCATCGCTTTTTGCTCTTCCTTGCCTTCTGTCTGAATATCCAGCAGCGTGCCCTGGCCTGCCGCCAGTAGCATCAACGACATAATACTGGTGGCATCTGACCAGGCGCCGCTGTTGTCGGGTGAGTGAATGCGCACTCGCATAGCAGCATTAAACCGTGTCGCCGTACTGGTAAAACGGGCCGACGCCCGTGCATGCAGTCCGCGCTGGTTCACGATGGTGACAGTTTTATTCAGCATAATTGTCAGGCTTTCTTGTGTTTGAATATATCGCGATGCCTGACCTGAACATCGCTGAAGGTATGATCAAAATGTTTTTGCAGCCGCTCGCTCAAATAGACCGAGCGGTGCTGGCCACCGGTACAACCAATGGCAATGGTGATATAACTGCGGTTATTGGCCTGGTAGCGGGGTAACCAGCGGGTCAGATAGCGCTCGATATCATCGTACATCTCCTGAACCGCCGGTTGTTCTTCCA includes:
- the yjgA gene encoding ribosome biogenesis factor YjgA, which encodes MVYKYDDINPDDYIKSKSQVKREMTALQELGEKLVEMNDKQLATVPLDEHLLSSIHEARKMPLREARRRQLQYIGKLMRSADFEEIQAAVDKLQNVSDQYIHRQHQIERYRDLLIDGDKQVFQTLVTRYKDVDVQHLRHLIKAAQQEQENHQAPNNARKLFRYIREQITLQDGEE
- a CDS encoding HPr family phosphocarrier protein codes for the protein MLNKTVTIVNQRGLHARASARFTSTATRFNAAMRVRIHSPDNSGAWSDATSIMSLMLLAAGQGTLLDIQTEGKEEQKAMDAICQLIEQRFGEED